One Williamwhitmania taraxaci genomic window, CACGTCGGCAATGGCTCGAATAAGGTAGGTGTCGATAAACGTAAAGATCCCTTGGAAGAGTGCGGTTAGTATGTTACTTCCGGAATAAAAGTGCATTGCTGCTGTTCCCATAATAATCCCCAAAAAAAGAGCTGTATAAACCTCTTTTAGCAGCAAGGCAAGCAGAATGGCTATCAGTGGTGGTATTATCGAAAACCAGAGCGGGATAGGATTTACGTCAATCTCCTCTTTATAGTTGGAGATCTCCACCGTTACTATTCCTTTTTGTTGGATGGGCACCGAGATGGTTCCGCTTCCATTAATCAGACAAAAGGTATAGGTAGTATCGGGAGTAGTAATTATTGCTTGTATGGTATCTTCAACAGTAGTGTTTCTCTTTGAACTGATCTCAAATTTAGCAGGGATCTCCTTTACAAAGAACCAAGGGGAAGTGATCTTGAAGGATTGCTCCTGCCCATTAGCTGCAGTTGAAAACGGTGAAAGGATGAACACTAACCCCAAAAGGACTGAGAAAAATATTTTGCTCATAATTAAAATTTCCTTAAAGTAGCAATTATTCCTTTTGCCAACGCAAAATGTGTTATTTTCTGCATCTACGCTGAGAATTATCACAAATACTCAAATATGTAACATATTCAGTGACTTTTTCTTCGTAAAGTGTGAAAAATAGATTAATTTGCTTAAGAAATTGAATGTGCATGAAATTGGAAAAACATAATTTTTTTAAGGTTGATCATACACCGGTTCAGCCTGCCGAAGGAAAGGTGCTTGTTTCTGATCCTTCTCTCAACGACTTTTATTTCTCCCGATCGGTAATTCTTTTGACTGAGCACAACGAGAAGGGCTCGGTGGGATTCGTTCTTAACAAACCAGTTCAAGCCTCGCTTTCTGAACTGCTGGATGGCTTTCCTCTTTTTTTATCCCATGTTTCGGTGGGTGGACCGGTAAGCCCCAATAGTGTTCATTACATACATACGCTTGGGGAACTTGTTCCCGGTTCAAAAC contains:
- a CDS encoding YqgE/AlgH family protein; its protein translation is MKLEKHNFFKVDHTPVQPAEGKVLVSDPSLNDFYFSRSVILLTEHNEKGSVGFVLNKPVQASLSELLDGFPLFLSHVSVGGPVSPNSVHYIHTLGELVPGSKHLFEDLFWGGDFDELKRLIREGAVQSHQIKFFFGYSGWTGDQLISELSIDSWVVTTLDAVAIMQPGHDLWKMTVEGLGDDFRIWLNYPENPIMN